From a region of the Enterobacter sp. JBIWA008 genome:
- a CDS encoding metal/formaldehyde-sensitive transcriptional repressor — protein sequence MPHSPEDKKRILTRVRRIRGQVDALERALESGDPCLAILQQIAAVRGAANGLMGEMVEIHLKDELVTGETTPDQRAVRMAEVGHLLRSYLK from the coding sequence ATGCCGCATTCACCCGAAGATAAAAAACGTATTCTTACTCGCGTCCGTCGCATTCGGGGCCAGGTTGATGCCCTTGAACGCGCGCTGGAGTCGGGCGACCCCTGTCTGGCCATCCTGCAGCAAATCGCCGCCGTGCGCGGGGCTGCCAATGGTCTGATGGGCGAGATGGTTGAAATTCACCTCAAAGATGAGCTGGTGACGGGGGAAACCACGCCGGATCAGCGAGCCGTACGAATGGCAGAAGTCGGCCATTTGCTGCGCTCTTATCTAAAATAA
- a CDS encoding LysR family transcriptional regulator, whose translation MIDDIRYLIVFAKIAEAGSISGGAEALGLTTATASAHLSKLEKNLGCALLYRNTRKLSLTHDGANLLETAKSMLALYEQGVIEFKQRSISTANKLTISLPAVFLKSAFTRHLADFIKRHPGLLLNISYSDTRKDIIADGIDVAFRIGELPDSSLKARHLFVLPCQVVASRELLSHYPTITHPDELAKLPWIGLNMRQNNREFRHKNGEVAVVTYTPTVYVDNVEAAYALARQQIGLAAPPRYLSEEDVKRGEMQEILPDWSLEPLKVYAVWPSNMSTSSIAYKLINDIYNAIEFQAL comes from the coding sequence ATGATTGATGACATTCGTTATCTGATAGTGTTTGCAAAGATTGCTGAGGCAGGATCCATTTCAGGTGGAGCAGAAGCGTTAGGGCTTACAACCGCAACGGCAAGCGCCCATTTATCAAAGCTGGAAAAAAATCTTGGCTGCGCGTTGCTGTACAGAAACACCCGCAAACTCTCTCTGACTCACGATGGCGCAAATTTGCTGGAAACGGCCAAATCGATGCTGGCGCTTTATGAGCAGGGGGTCATTGAATTTAAGCAGCGTTCGATCTCTACGGCGAATAAGCTGACTATTTCTCTTCCTGCCGTTTTTCTGAAGAGTGCGTTTACTCGCCATCTGGCCGATTTTATAAAACGTCATCCGGGCCTTTTACTGAATATCTCTTACAGCGATACGCGCAAAGATATTATTGCCGACGGTATCGATGTGGCATTTCGAATCGGCGAGCTTCCGGACAGCTCTCTTAAAGCGCGCCATCTTTTTGTGCTGCCGTGCCAGGTAGTTGCGTCCCGGGAATTGCTCAGCCATTACCCGACGATTACGCATCCTGATGAACTGGCGAAACTGCCATGGATTGGACTCAATATGAGGCAGAATAACCGGGAATTTCGGCATAAAAATGGGGAAGTGGCTGTCGTGACGTATACGCCCACGGTGTATGTAGATAATGTCGAAGCCGCTTATGCCCTTGCCAGACAACAAATTGGTCTCGCCGCACCTCCCCGCTATTTAAGCGAAGAGGACGTTAAGCGTGGAGAAATGCAGGAAATACTTCCTGACTGGTCATTAGAACCGCTGAAAGTCTATGCCGTATGGCCTTCTAATATGTCGACCAGCAGTATTGCCTACAAATTGATTAATGATATTTATAACGCGATTGAGTTTCAGGCGTTATAA
- a CDS encoding LysE family translocator: protein MLVLFTMFIFSLTLSFSPGPVNMVIISSGAIHGFRKTFSFVSGATIGFTLLLIFICFGFYAAIEKYPGFFRYLNIAGSLFIMYLGCKIASSRPDMSLTKTDAPGFVQGFVMQWINPKAWTACASGAAMFSEPANPATALVFITVYFLVCYLSLSAWALMGEKVSTLLRGTRQLRTFNVLMGGLLLITACYMLFLTF, encoded by the coding sequence ATGCTGGTACTTTTTACAATGTTTATATTTTCACTGACGCTTTCGTTTTCTCCTGGCCCCGTTAATATGGTGATTATATCGTCTGGTGCCATTCACGGTTTTAGAAAGACCTTCTCATTTGTCTCCGGTGCAACGATAGGGTTTACGTTATTACTTATCTTTATATGCTTCGGTTTTTACGCTGCAATCGAAAAATATCCTGGGTTTTTCCGGTATCTTAATATTGCCGGTTCTTTATTTATCATGTATCTGGGCTGTAAGATAGCGTCGTCCCGGCCCGATATGTCATTAACCAAAACGGATGCACCCGGTTTTGTTCAGGGTTTTGTCATGCAGTGGATCAATCCCAAAGCATGGACCGCGTGCGCCTCAGGAGCTGCGATGTTTTCAGAACCCGCAAACCCTGCAACAGCACTCGTCTTTATCACGGTCTATTTTTTAGTCTGTTACCTGTCGCTTTCTGCATGGGCATTAATGGGAGAAAAGGTGTCGACGCTGCTCAGGGGCACACGGCAGCTCCGTACGTTTAACGTGTTGATGGGCGGACTGTTGCTTATTACGGCGTGTTACATGCTCTTTTTAACATTTTAA
- a CDS encoding MarR family transcriptional regulator — protein MDNHISSRALLHRRDVIKNNPRFSEAILEHYTINDTIYKKQPLFYKTMLQESRFNIILAMCCFIFGDQAESVSEIKDLCSRYKIASPNSVIAIITILRTTGRIRTWRCTEDRRKTRIVPTEKGLNELKRYMTGAFLPVSILYPAFNINVNLLDNDILRNNFFRRAAEYLFRGLTFRKVLPEVGLFIDKDGGRMIMLYIYLQAMKNKSAHGAIINYSASTLAKEFFVSRIHVNRIIKSAQEAGYLKDRGDGRLSVYPAFIELVENYAGLYFAYVTHYINVVPKERRHAQSVTSTV, from the coding sequence ATGGATAATCATATCTCATCCAGGGCCTTGCTACATCGAAGGGATGTTATAAAGAACAACCCGCGGTTTAGTGAGGCAATATTAGAGCACTACACAATTAATGACACCATCTACAAAAAACAACCTCTTTTCTACAAGACAATGCTGCAGGAATCACGATTTAACATTATCCTCGCCATGTGTTGTTTTATTTTTGGAGATCAGGCCGAGTCCGTCTCAGAAATTAAAGACTTATGTTCTCGCTATAAGATAGCCAGCCCCAACAGCGTTATTGCGATCATTACAATACTGAGAACCACCGGGCGCATCAGGACCTGGCGCTGCACGGAAGACAGACGTAAAACGCGAATCGTACCGACTGAAAAAGGTCTTAATGAACTTAAGCGATATATGACCGGCGCTTTTCTGCCCGTCAGCATTCTTTATCCAGCATTCAATATTAATGTTAACCTACTGGATAATGACATTTTGAGAAACAACTTTTTCCGCCGCGCGGCAGAATATCTTTTTCGGGGATTAACGTTCAGAAAGGTATTGCCTGAGGTGGGGCTATTTATCGACAAAGATGGAGGGCGCATGATTATGCTTTATATTTACCTGCAGGCTATGAAAAATAAATCCGCCCACGGTGCCATCATTAACTATTCAGCAAGCACGCTGGCAAAAGAATTTTTCGTTTCGCGCATCCACGTCAACCGAATTATCAAATCGGCTCAAGAGGCGGGCTATCTGAAAGATCGGGGTGATGGTCGGTTGTCGGTATATCCGGCGTTTATCGAACTCGTCGAAAATTATGCCGGATTATATTTTGCGTATGTTACGCATTACATCAACGTTGTGCCTAAAGAGCGACGCCACGCTCAAAGCGTGACGTCAACCGTATAA
- a CDS encoding EAL domain-containing protein has translation MTHKISLRNGACDEQKFVISACGFTFQGYRLILEQYGIQASHIHFEGDEISQQDLENILINQNAHIVVFLGKGIVNLLESLKRLASLLNTLHVIRRVTLYGDIPDGWLYRTLGSLLNNSYQLSLIRIARVSDIVICTHTHHHGFKERSYLLRDRCRDNSSQENVKWLTKREIDVLLNFYRGMSVKEMCDEMGLSNKTVYTHRKEGVLKLRLIKRWLHDSHNFNARRSIKQRSQNTDLTDKESEIFNALYKKEIFPAYQIITDRDKKGVGFEILIRWNKNGKIVKPASFLTDISNHEIWLKITALVIHAAVSGINKYNGKYYFSVNIPPRLASGNALPDMARKAIDMLLKPQWAEKLVFEFAEDIDVTKDKRIPETMRHLRDTGCRLFLDDCFSNHQTMFPVRQVHFDGLKLDRDIVEHFVANDNDYNLIKAIQLYSDMTGTDCIAEGVDSEEKFEKLVELGVKNFQGYYLSRAVKEEELDRMVRLFS, from the coding sequence ATGACCCACAAAATTTCTCTCAGAAATGGGGCGTGCGATGAACAAAAATTTGTCATCTCAGCCTGCGGTTTTACGTTCCAGGGATATCGTCTGATCCTTGAGCAGTACGGAATACAGGCTTCGCATATTCACTTTGAGGGGGATGAGATATCCCAACAGGATTTAGAAAATATCCTTATAAATCAAAATGCTCATATTGTGGTATTTCTCGGAAAAGGTATCGTCAATCTCCTGGAAAGCCTGAAGCGGCTGGCATCCTTGCTCAATACACTACACGTAATTCGACGCGTCACTCTGTATGGCGACATACCGGATGGCTGGCTTTATCGAACCCTGGGCAGTCTTTTAAATAACAGTTATCAATTATCATTGATTCGTATAGCTCGCGTTTCAGATATCGTAATCTGTACTCATACGCACCATCATGGTTTTAAGGAGCGCTCGTACTTATTACGCGATCGCTGCAGGGATAATTCTTCGCAAGAAAACGTAAAGTGGCTAACAAAAAGAGAGATTGACGTTTTATTAAATTTCTACCGTGGTATGTCCGTAAAAGAAATGTGCGATGAAATGGGGCTTTCTAATAAAACGGTTTATACCCACCGTAAGGAAGGCGTGCTGAAATTACGCTTAATTAAGCGCTGGTTACACGATTCTCACAATTTCAATGCGAGAAGAAGTATCAAGCAGCGTAGCCAAAATACGGATTTAACGGATAAGGAATCAGAGATATTTAATGCATTATATAAAAAAGAGATCTTCCCTGCCTATCAGATCATTACCGATCGTGACAAAAAGGGTGTAGGCTTTGAGATACTGATTCGCTGGAATAAAAACGGTAAAATTGTCAAGCCAGCCAGTTTTCTCACGGATATCTCAAATCATGAGATATGGTTAAAAATAACAGCGTTAGTCATCCATGCCGCCGTGTCGGGAATTAATAAATATAATGGTAAATACTATTTTTCTGTGAATATTCCACCTCGTCTGGCCTCCGGAAATGCATTGCCTGATATGGCAAGGAAAGCTATCGACATGCTGCTCAAACCGCAATGGGCCGAAAAGCTGGTCTTTGAATTTGCGGAAGATATTGACGTCACGAAGGACAAAAGGATCCCTGAAACCATGCGGCATTTGCGTGACACGGGGTGCCGACTGTTTCTCGATGACTGCTTCTCTAATCATCAAACCATGTTCCCGGTTCGGCAGGTGCATTTTGATGGACTCAAGCTGGATCGGGACATCGTTGAGCATTTTGTGGCAAATGACAATGACTATAACCTGATTAAAGCGATACAGCTTTACAGCGACATGACCGGTACTGACTGTATTGCAGAGGGTGTTGACAGTGAGGAAAAGTTTGAGAAATTAGTTGAGCTGGGCGTCAAAAACTTCCAGGGGTATTATTTATCGCGTGCTGTGAAAGAGGAAGAGTTAGATCGCATGGTGAGGTTATTTAGTTAA
- a CDS encoding S-(hydroxymethyl)glutathione dehydrogenase/class III alcohol dehydrogenase: MKSRAAVAFGPGQPLKIVEIDVAPPKKGEVLIKITHTGVCHTDAFTLSGDDPEGVFPAVLGHEGGGVVVEVGEGVTSLKPGDHVIPLYTAECGECKFCKSGKTNLCQAVRATQGKGLMPDGTTRFSYNGEPVYHYMGTSTFSEYTVCAEISLAKVNPQAPLDKVCLLGCGVTTGIGAVHNTAKVKEGDTVAVFGLGGIGLAVIQGAVQAKAGRIIAVDTNPEKFKLAGEMGATDFVNPKDHEKPIQDVIVEMTDGGVDFSFECIGNVNVMRSALECCHKGWGESIIIGVAGAGQEIKTRPFQLVTGRVWRGSAFGGVKGRTQLPGMVEDAMVGKIQLDPFITHRLPLEQINEAFDLMHEGKSIRTVIHFGDK, from the coding sequence ATGAAATCTCGCGCTGCAGTTGCATTTGGTCCCGGCCAGCCGCTCAAAATCGTTGAAATCGACGTAGCACCGCCGAAGAAAGGCGAAGTGCTGATCAAAATCACCCATACCGGCGTGTGTCATACCGATGCGTTTACGCTCTCCGGTGACGACCCGGAAGGCGTTTTCCCGGCGGTCCTCGGTCATGAAGGTGGCGGCGTGGTGGTGGAAGTGGGCGAGGGCGTGACCAGCCTGAAACCGGGCGATCACGTGATCCCGCTGTACACGGCGGAATGCGGCGAGTGCAAGTTCTGTAAATCCGGTAAAACCAACCTCTGCCAGGCGGTTCGCGCCACGCAGGGGAAAGGGCTGATGCCGGACGGTACCACCCGTTTCTCCTATAACGGCGAACCTGTTTACCACTACATGGGCACCAGCACCTTCAGCGAATACACCGTTTGCGCGGAGATCTCGCTGGCGAAGGTGAACCCGCAGGCGCCGCTGGACAAAGTCTGCCTGCTGGGCTGCGGCGTGACGACGGGCATTGGCGCGGTGCATAACACGGCAAAAGTCAAAGAGGGCGACACCGTGGCGGTGTTCGGTCTCGGCGGCATTGGTCTGGCGGTGATTCAGGGCGCGGTGCAGGCGAAAGCCGGTCGTATCATCGCGGTCGACACCAATCCGGAGAAATTCAAGCTGGCGGGCGAAATGGGCGCGACCGATTTCGTGAACCCGAAAGATCACGAAAAACCGATTCAGGACGTCATTGTTGAGATGACCGACGGCGGCGTGGACTTCAGCTTCGAGTGTATCGGCAACGTGAACGTGATGCGTTCCGCGCTCGAATGCTGTCACAAAGGCTGGGGCGAGAGCATCATCATTGGCGTGGCCGGCGCGGGCCAGGAAATTAAAACCCGTCCATTCCAGCTGGTCACCGGTCGCGTGTGGCGCGGTTCCGCGTTTGGCGGCGTGAAGGGCCGTACCCAGCTTCCGGGTATGGTTGAAGATGCTATGGTCGGAAAGATTCAGCTCGATCCGTTCATTACCCACCGTTTGCCGCTGGAGCAGATCAACGAGGCGTTCGATCTGATGCATGAAGGAAAATCCATCCGTACTGTGATTCATTTCGGCGACAAGTAA
- a CDS encoding type I secretion system permease/ATPase: MKTHPQYEPWLQGMLIIAKHYRLDFSAEHVRVTINHESQSPRQLVLEEMARQLGLGMRVVAAESVSLDPWRLPLLAEFTGGQIAVINRMDKEGNVSLQFSGDVGLETTLTREELGSRLTGLMVLRPLESTPDARVDDYIKPYEKNWFWQLALKDWRRYSDIMLVALVANVLALSGMVFSMQVYDRVVPSQSEATLWVLFGGVMIAIVFEFIMRMLRVHISDVVGKRADLRISERVFAHALRIKNGARSKSTGSFIVQIRELESVRELITSTTIAAISDLPFFLLFVFILWMIGGPLVLVVLLAVPLLLIPGLLVQRPLGKLSSEGMRESAIRNATLVEAVQGIEDIKLMRAEQRFQNQWNNTNDVAASVGMKQRWLTGLLLTWTQEVQSIVYAVVLLVGCYLVISGDMTTGALVGTSILASRTIAPLSQISGVLSRWQSAKVARKGLDDLMQRPIDDPQHGKKVHKAHLRGDYALEDVGFYYDEEEKLTVLNISKLQIRAGERVAVLGRNGSGKSTLLQLLAGMQEPQQGSILLDDIALNHLDPADVRRDMQLLSQQARLFFGSVRDNILMGNPLATDDEIHQALVNSGALEFVRKQKMGLNYIINEGGAGLSGGQRQALLLARALITSPNILLLDEPTAWLDEMSEKQFIQHLHKWLGKRRTLVVATHRLPILDLVDRIIVLENGKVVMDGPRDAILHQHGMAPQKTAQRTVTMKPATVAQEGAA; encoded by the coding sequence ATGAAGACACATCCACAGTACGAACCCTGGCTGCAGGGCATGCTCATCATCGCGAAGCATTATCGGCTGGATTTTTCCGCGGAGCATGTTCGGGTAACGATTAACCATGAAAGCCAGTCTCCACGCCAGCTGGTGCTGGAGGAGATGGCGCGTCAGCTTGGGCTGGGGATGCGTGTGGTGGCAGCTGAATCGGTATCCCTCGATCCCTGGCGCCTGCCGCTGCTGGCGGAATTTACCGGCGGACAAATCGCGGTCATTAACCGCATGGACAAAGAAGGCAACGTCAGCCTGCAGTTTAGCGGCGACGTGGGGCTGGAGACGACGCTGACGCGTGAGGAGCTGGGTTCACGGTTAACAGGCCTGATGGTGCTGCGTCCACTCGAGTCCACGCCGGATGCCCGCGTGGACGACTACATCAAACCGTATGAGAAAAACTGGTTCTGGCAGCTGGCGCTGAAGGACTGGCGACGCTACAGCGACATCATGCTGGTGGCGCTGGTCGCCAACGTGCTGGCGCTTTCCGGGATGGTCTTTTCCATGCAGGTCTATGACAGGGTGGTACCGTCGCAGTCGGAAGCCACGCTGTGGGTCCTGTTTGGCGGCGTAATGATCGCCATCGTGTTCGAATTCATCATGCGCATGCTGCGCGTGCATATTTCTGACGTGGTGGGGAAACGCGCCGATCTGCGTATCTCTGAACGCGTTTTTGCCCACGCGCTGCGGATTAAAAACGGCGCGCGCTCGAAATCAACCGGATCGTTTATTGTCCAGATCCGCGAGCTGGAGTCGGTGCGCGAGCTGATCACCTCCACAACCATTGCGGCCATCTCCGATCTGCCGTTCTTCCTGCTGTTCGTCTTTATTCTGTGGATGATTGGCGGCCCGCTGGTGCTGGTGGTTCTGCTCGCCGTACCGCTGCTGCTCATTCCGGGCCTGCTGGTACAGCGCCCGCTGGGGAAACTCTCCAGCGAAGGGATGCGTGAATCCGCCATTCGTAACGCCACCCTGGTGGAGGCGGTGCAGGGCATTGAAGACATCAAGCTGATGCGCGCCGAGCAGCGTTTCCAGAACCAGTGGAACAACACCAACGACGTCGCCGCCAGCGTCGGCATGAAGCAGCGCTGGCTGACGGGCCTGCTGCTCACGTGGACGCAGGAGGTGCAGTCCATCGTCTACGCGGTGGTACTGCTGGTGGGCTGTTACCTGGTCATCAGCGGCGACATGACCACCGGTGCGCTGGTGGGAACCTCGATTCTGGCGTCGCGTACCATCGCGCCGCTGTCGCAGATCTCAGGCGTGCTCTCGCGCTGGCAGTCGGCAAAAGTGGCCCGCAAGGGGCTGGACGACCTGATGCAGCGTCCGATTGACGATCCGCAGCACGGCAAGAAGGTGCACAAAGCCCACCTGCGCGGCGACTATGCGCTTGAGGACGTCGGGTTTTATTACGACGAGGAAGAGAAACTTACCGTGCTCAACATTAGCAAGCTGCAGATCCGCGCCGGGGAACGCGTTGCGGTGCTTGGGCGGAATGGCTCAGGGAAAAGCACGCTGTTACAGCTTCTGGCGGGCATGCAGGAGCCGCAGCAGGGCAGCATCCTGCTGGACGATATTGCCCTCAATCATCTGGACCCGGCCGACGTGCGTCGCGACATGCAGCTGCTCAGCCAGCAGGCCCGGCTGTTCTTTGGCTCCGTGCGGGACAACATTCTGATGGGCAACCCGCTGGCGACCGACGATGAGATACATCAGGCGCTGGTGAACAGCGGCGCGCTGGAGTTTGTGCGCAAACAGAAAATGGGGCTGAACTACATTATCAACGAGGGCGGAGCAGGGCTGTCCGGCGGCCAGCGTCAGGCGCTGCTGCTGGCGCGCGCGCTGATTACCTCCCCGAATATCCTGCTGCTGGACGAGCCTACCGCCTGGCTGGACGAAATGAGCGAGAAGCAGTTTATTCAGCATCTTCACAAATGGCTGGGTAAACGCCGGACGCTGGTCGTGGCGACGCATCGCCTGCCGATTCTGGACCTGGTCGACCGCATCATCGTGCTGGAAAACGGCAAGGTGGTGATGGACGGCCCGCGCGACGCCATACTGCACCAGCACGGTATGGCGCCGCAGAAAACGGCGCAGCGCACCGTGACCATGAAGCCGGCGACGGTTGCACAGGAGGGCGCGGCATGA
- a CDS encoding epoxyqueuosine reductase QueH, translating to MTTTPFIRPQLSLPDGADKLLLHSCCAPCSGEVMEAIQASGIEYTIFFYNPNIHPQKEYLIRKEENIRFAEKHGVPFVDADYDTDNWFERAKGMEWEPERGVRCTMCFDMRFERTALYAAENGFSVISSSLGISRWKNMQQINDCGQRAAARYPGMVYWDYNWRKQGGSSRMIEISKREQFYQQEYCGCVYSLRDSNLHRKSQGRPLIRIGKLYYGQDDNEK from the coding sequence ATGACGACAACCCCTTTTATCCGCCCACAACTTTCCCTGCCAGACGGTGCCGACAAACTGCTGCTGCACTCCTGCTGCGCCCCCTGCTCGGGCGAAGTGATGGAGGCTATTCAGGCGTCGGGCATTGAGTACACCATTTTCTTCTATAACCCCAATATCCATCCGCAAAAGGAATACCTCATTCGTAAGGAGGAGAATATTCGGTTTGCGGAAAAACATGGCGTGCCGTTTGTTGATGCCGATTACGACACCGATAACTGGTTTGAGCGCGCGAAAGGCATGGAATGGGAACCCGAGCGCGGCGTCCGCTGCACCATGTGCTTCGATATGCGTTTCGAGCGTACGGCGCTTTATGCGGCAGAAAATGGATTCAGCGTCATCAGCAGCTCGCTGGGGATTTCCCGCTGGAAGAACATGCAGCAGATAAATGACTGCGGCCAGCGTGCGGCCGCGCGCTATCCGGGTATGGTCTACTGGGACTATAACTGGCGCAAGCAGGGTGGATCCTCACGCATGATTGAGATCAGCAAGCGGGAACAGTTTTACCAGCAGGAATACTGCGGCTGCGTTTATTCGCTCAGGGACAGTAACCTGCACCGTAAGTCACAGGGACGCCCGCTGATCCGCATCGGGAAACTGTATTACGGTCAGGATGACAATGAGAAATAA
- a CDS encoding CsbD family protein, which produces MSDFGTDKNTQFAEDKAKNKFDELAGSAQQQFGEFVDSPKHQVKGAAKKYAAQASDAVSDVTEAVRNNPLTGLIAAGAVGIVLGLLLGRK; this is translated from the coding sequence ATGTCTGATTTCGGTACTGATAAAAACACCCAGTTTGCTGAAGATAAAGCAAAAAATAAATTTGATGAGCTTGCAGGTTCAGCGCAACAGCAGTTTGGTGAATTCGTTGATTCACCAAAGCATCAGGTAAAAGGTGCGGCAAAAAAATATGCCGCGCAGGCCAGCGATGCGGTTTCCGACGTCACTGAAGCTGTCAGAAATAATCCCCTCACCGGCCTCATCGCAGCGGGTGCTGTCGGTATTGTTCTCGGCCTGTTGCTGGGCAGGAAATAA
- a CDS encoding HlyD family type I secretion periplasmic adaptor subunit, with the protein MNDLSRFNSRLKEPRLPRSSLVAWSLFALLAAFITWASLFHLDEVTTGSGKVIPSSHEQVIQSLEGGIIHSLMVHEGDIVERGQQLAQLDRTKTESSVLESESRLNAALATAARLKAEVNDTELAFPDELDDDVELVKQETALYQSRRESLEKGLAGLRQGAELVQRELSLTRPLVTQGAASKVEVLRLERQKNELENKITEMNNQYYVRAREELAKANAEIEAQRSVMKGREDSLTRLTFNAPVRGIVKDIDVTTVGGVIPPNGKLMSLVPLDDQMVVEAKISPRDVAFIHPGQKALVKITAYDYSIYGGLEGEVTMISPDTLQDEVKRDVYYYRVYIRTDSNHLTNKQGQEFPVFPGMIATVDIKTGSKTILDYLLKPLNKAKEALRER; encoded by the coding sequence ATGAATGATTTATCTCGTTTCAATAGTCGACTGAAGGAGCCACGCCTGCCGCGCTCGTCACTGGTGGCATGGTCGCTGTTCGCCCTGCTGGCGGCGTTTATCACCTGGGCAAGCCTGTTCCATCTTGATGAAGTGACGACCGGCAGCGGTAAGGTCATACCGTCTTCTCATGAGCAGGTCATCCAGTCTCTTGAAGGCGGCATTATCCACAGCCTGATGGTGCACGAAGGTGACATCGTGGAACGCGGGCAGCAGCTCGCGCAGCTTGACCGGACAAAAACCGAGTCGAGCGTGCTGGAGAGCGAGTCTCGCCTGAATGCGGCGCTGGCAACCGCTGCGCGCCTGAAGGCTGAGGTGAACGACACGGAGCTCGCGTTTCCGGACGAGCTGGATGACGACGTTGAGCTGGTCAAACAGGAAACGGCACTCTACCAGTCCCGTCGTGAAAGCCTCGAAAAAGGGCTGGCCGGTTTGCGTCAGGGCGCCGAACTGGTGCAGCGTGAGCTGTCGTTAACCCGTCCACTGGTGACTCAGGGAGCGGCCAGCAAGGTTGAGGTGTTACGTCTTGAGCGTCAAAAAAATGAGCTTGAGAATAAAATCACCGAGATGAATAACCAGTATTACGTTCGCGCCCGCGAGGAGCTGGCAAAAGCCAATGCGGAGATTGAGGCCCAGCGTTCGGTGATGAAAGGGCGTGAGGACTCCCTGACCCGGCTGACCTTCAATGCACCGGTTCGCGGGATCGTTAAAGATATTGACGTCACCACCGTGGGCGGCGTTATCCCGCCAAACGGCAAGCTGATGAGTCTTGTCCCGCTTGACGATCAGATGGTGGTTGAAGCGAAAATTTCGCCGCGTGATGTGGCGTTTATCCATCCCGGCCAGAAAGCGCTGGTTAAAATTACGGCCTATGACTACTCCATTTACGGCGGGCTGGAAGGGGAAGTAACCATGATTTCACCTGACACCCTTCAGGATGAGGTGAAAAGGGATGTTTACTACTATCGCGTCTATATTCGTACCGACAGTAACCATCTGACCAATAAGCAAGGTCAGGAGTTTCCGGTCTTTCCGGGCATGATTGCCACCGTTGATATCAAAACCGGCAGCAAAACCATTCTGGATTATCTGTTGAAACCGCTGAACAAGGCAAAAGAGGCGCTGCGGGAACGATAG